The Falco rusticolus isolate bFalRus1 chromosome 20, bFalRus1.pri, whole genome shotgun sequence region TGCACCTTCATCAACTGCTGACAGCAGCTCAGACACCACGCTCCTGCAAGCTCTGCCAAAAGCCAAAGCTCCCAACAGCTTCTGGATAATAACCCACGGGGCTGGCACTGTCAGACACCCCAGCCTGGGACAGAGAAGGTGGCAGACACTAGGGATCCCATGAGGCTCCCCAGGGACCAAGAACAGGCACAGCCAGTGTCCCACCACTCCAACGTGGAGCATCTCATCTGTGCCTGCAGCTAGGGCTGCCTTGCTCCTGAACCCTTCCTAAGGctctccagctctggctgcatTAGGTTTTCTTTCAATTCCCCAGGCACTTTCAGACAAAAGTCTGTCAGACAAAGCCTTTACCTCTTTCCAGCCGACTGGACAAAATAGTCCATTATCACAAAGCAGCTTATCGGGCCCAACGCCAGAGAGgccctcacccagcagcaggaggactAATCTCCGCTGCTGCTGCCCGACAATCAGGGTCTAGCTTGGTACAAACACACCAAGCCTTACCAAATGCCAAGCAGGACGGAGCAACCAAACTATTCAGCACCAGAATGAAGCATGACAGGGCCAGCCCAGCTTTGAAAAGCCAGTTACGCAAGGTTACTCTGACAGCAGTGACGCTAAACTGTTTTAAGGGCTGCCAGGTAGAGAGAACAGCAGCGATAAATCTGAACATCTCTGGAACCAGAAATAGTTTAGATCTAGGATTTCAAATAATTGAAGTTAGCCTCAAACATACAGATGGAAATGCTGGAGCTCCTCTGTACAGCTGCTGGGTACCCCTGCTCTGTGCTAGCAGCATCCTGTGCTCACGTAGTCTCATCATCTCAGAGGATGAGGCTTAACACCCGCCCAATCCATTTCAAGCAGCTTTGGGTGCCCGATACCTCTTCCTGGGCTTTCGGACACTCCCACAGTGGGAGCGTGTTCCTGGAGCCAGCCCAGGTGCCTCTCACTGTACCTGGGGCCCCAGATGGGGGAAAGGACAGTCTGCGCAGCACCGGGGACAGTCCTGGCCCTCCTGGTTTAAATAAAGCCATCACTGTTGGTCATTACCTTCACCTGCAGCCTGACATGAGGAGGTCCTGCCTTGCCCAGGACTTAGGAAAAGCCTGACAAGCAGGTCTGACCTTATCAGTTCTGGGCTACTTCCCTGCTTGGGAAttacagctgcttctgccaAGGCCAGGCCCACATATTTTGGAGGAGGTGAAGTGCTGCCTCCTCACCTCCTGGGCTCCACATCTCATTTTCCCACCCCTTCAGCCCTTCCCAAAGGAGTCCTGAAGGGCTCACCCAACTGTCAACCAAGGACGGATGTGCCTGGCAAAACCCTGGTGCATGGAAGCCACCCAACCACTGCAATGGGCAGACAAGGGAGCACCTGGGAGCCCCAAAAGCCATCAGAAAGCAGAGTGGGCAGCTCTTACCTTACGGAGGATGAACCTCCGGACAAGAAGAGGATGGCAGACATGATGCCTGAAAGGAGGGGCGAGACGAACCAGGACAACACTAGGGAGAGAGGCACAATCACATCCCACTGCTGGAAGGGGAAGCCCAGGGGGCACACGGAGGCCATCACATGAGCCGGGCTTACCGATTTTAGCAGCTCGGACCACTTGACACCTTCTTGCCCTTTGGCCACCAGTGAAAAGCCAATGGTTGCTCCAACAATGCAGTGGGTACCTGAAATGGGGAGCCTCAAGAACGAAGCCACTAGCTGCCACACAGCAGatcctggagcaggaggagaagccTGGTAAGAAAGCCATCGCCGGGGCACCCTGGGGTACCTGCTCCCCCATcttgccccccctccccccctcctcacCAAACATGGCACTGATCGAACCCgccatcagcagctgctgtgtggagtTGTACATCTCCACATCAATCAGTCCCTTCCGGATGGTCTCACTGACTTTGGCTCCCAGGAGGACGGAGCCCAGCGTCTCAAAGATGCTGGCGAGGATGCAGGCTTGCCGGAGGGTCACAACCCCCGAGCCCACTGCGACGGCACGGCCACCCACCTGCCTTGTGCCAGCAGCCGGTGCCAGTGCCACCCGCCCACCGTGACTCCCGGCCCCACGGCTGATGGGGAGCTGGGTGGCACCGGGGGACCAAGGAGGCAGGAAGCGGCCCACAGCCAGCGCCcagcgccccgcccccccgcacCTCCACGGCAGAACACGGAGCCGAACGCCCCCTGAGCGGCTGCAGGGCCCCAGGCCGGGGCCCCAGTGCGGGCAGGGTGGGACAGCACGTCCCCGGCACGGCCGAACTGCCCTCGGCTGCCCTGGAAGCTGGGGCCGGTGGGGTGGGCATCACCCCCAGACTCGCCTTGGTCCCACGGTGGGGGCAGCCACCCCGTGTCACGCCCCTCCACGAGCAGCAGGGGCAAGTGCAACAGCCgactgggagggactgggagaTGGCCGGGCACATTGCACTGGTCACCCCCAGAGAGGAGCCCCAGGGAGCAGTCCCCCAGGGGACCAGGGGCACGAAGGGTCTCCCCCCCGCCACAGCAGGTgggggcagctcccagcccctctcagctgccagggcagctgcgCCAGCGCTGGCCCCAGCCCCCATGGACAAGGACTCCAGCTGCCAGTATAGGGTTGGACAAGGTCTGTAGTTAcggagggaagggggaggcgAGCGCGGGACAGACACGGACAGACACAGACGGGCGCatgctgctgccgccgccgggctGGCACTTAGGCCAGGTCCTTGAAGGCGTCGAGGTTGAAGGCTGTGTCAAGGAGCCGCTGCAGCTCCGTCAGGTGGGTTTTCTTGTTGCCGGTGGCAGGGGCAGCCGCTGGCTCCCGCCCTGCATacctatgggggagaagacaagGGGTGAGGGGGGGTCTGCACCCTCCAGCCTCCCCCGAGCATCACgaccaccccaccccccaagttCCTACCAGACGGGCTTGGCGCGGTTGATGGTAGTGCGCAGCCGGGGTTTGACGTAGTCGTAGTAGCCCTGGTTCTTGTGCTCCTCCTGGCACCACACCAGCTCGGCAGCTGGGTACTTCTGGGCTTCCAACTGGAGGA contains the following coding sequences:
- the LOC119140324 gene encoding sodium-dependent phosphate transporter 1-like — encoded protein: PPHRPQLPGQPRAVRPCRGRAVPPCPHWGPGLGPCSRSGGVRLRVLPWRCGGAGRWALAVGRFLPPWSPGATQLPISRGAGSHGGRVALAPAAGTRQVGGRAVAVGSGVVTLRQACILASIFETLGSVLLGAKVSETIRKGLIDVEMYNSTQQLLMAGSISAMFGSAVWQLVASFLRLPISGTHCIVGATIGFSLVAKGQEGVKWSELLKSQWDVIVPLSLVLSWFVSPLLSGIMSAILFLSGGSSSV